Proteins encoded within one genomic window of Halocatena marina:
- a CDS encoding thiolase domain-containing protein, producing the protein MPDAYLIGAGQSDFGSFPDESYRSLFATAYENALESVSNELRPEQIDEAYVGTLGVGGRQLGLSGPAVTEHVGLDGVPCTRVENACAAGGFAVRQAVMAVRAGMADVVLAGGFEVMTDASSEAIRYWLGVSGETEWERLSGTTFAGVYAQMARAHMDAYGTTREQLSRIAVKNHHNGAKNDHAHLQFECSLEDAQSASIVADPLTLYHCCPTTDGAACALIASEDVVDAYTDSEPIRVAGVGAASDAIGLFQRETYTGIPASRQAATEAYTMAGVDPDDLDLAEVHDCFAIAELLAYEDLGLCERGESGPFVETGATELDGEIPVNTSGGLKSKGHPIGATGTGQVVEVFEQLSGRAGNRQIENPQYALTHNVGGSGGAAVVHVFERDGPRDEGEKQTEEST; encoded by the coding sequence ATGCCCGATGCGTATCTGATCGGGGCAGGGCAATCGGATTTTGGCTCCTTTCCCGACGAGAGTTACCGGTCGTTGTTCGCGACCGCCTACGAGAACGCGCTCGAAAGCGTCTCGAATGAACTCCGGCCAGAACAAATTGATGAGGCGTACGTCGGCACACTCGGTGTGGGTGGACGACAGTTGGGTCTCTCCGGGCCGGCCGTTACCGAGCACGTCGGTCTCGATGGAGTTCCGTGTACACGCGTCGAGAACGCTTGTGCGGCGGGAGGGTTCGCTGTCCGGCAGGCCGTAATGGCTGTTCGTGCCGGAATGGCGGATGTGGTACTCGCTGGCGGATTCGAAGTGATGACCGATGCTTCGAGCGAAGCGATTCGTTACTGGCTCGGTGTCAGCGGCGAAACCGAGTGGGAGCGACTTTCAGGGACCACGTTCGCCGGTGTGTACGCACAGATGGCGAGAGCGCATATGGACGCGTACGGCACAACGCGCGAACAGCTCTCTCGTATCGCGGTGAAAAACCATCACAACGGTGCGAAAAACGATCACGCACACCTCCAGTTCGAGTGTTCGTTAGAGGATGCCCAGTCTGCGTCAATCGTCGCTGATCCGCTCACACTCTATCACTGCTGTCCGACGACAGACGGTGCAGCCTGTGCGCTCATCGCAAGCGAGGATGTCGTAGATGCGTACACCGACAGCGAACCGATCCGCGTTGCGGGGGTTGGTGCGGCGAGCGATGCTATTGGTCTCTTCCAGCGCGAAACGTACACGGGAATCCCTGCCTCTCGACAGGCCGCCACAGAGGCGTACACGATGGCGGGAGTGGATCCTGACGACTTAGACCTTGCCGAGGTACACGACTGCTTTGCGATTGCAGAGCTACTGGCCTATGAGGATCTCGGGCTCTGTGAACGCGGAGAGTCGGGACCGTTCGTCGAGACGGGCGCGACCGAACTCGACGGAGAGATCCCTGTCAACACGTCCGGTGGGCTGAAATCGAAGGGACATCCAATCGGTGCGACGGGGACGGGCCAAGTCGTCGAGGTGTTCGAACAACTGTCCGGACGAGCAGGCAATAGACAGATCGAGAACCCCCAATACGCCCTTACGCACAACGTGGGCGGGAGCGGCGGGGCGGCGGTGGTACACGTATTCGAACGAGACGGACCCAGAGACGAAGGTGAAAAACAAACGGAGGAAAGCACATGA
- a CDS encoding nucleoside phosphorylase produces the protein MPFPNHPGKHDAPTYLTPESIADTSVDTDTAIPESVILCYQPDFFEHVVETYAGAAIDLFTESAQFYRLSETDGRVGVLGAFGIGAPATAVCMERLIVHGTDTFCIVGGCGGIGRNVTRLKPVVCDRAIRDEGVSHHYLPSGTYISASAPLVDQLETSLDTAGFEYKTGPSWTIDALFRETIPEIKRYRDEGVLTVEMEAAAVFAIAEYRGVDAAALFCPFDLVMADGWESKQEPTVDGLRDLLVPARNALLSYSR, from the coding sequence ATGCCGTTCCCAAACCATCCTGGAAAGCATGATGCACCGACGTATCTCACCCCGGAGTCGATTGCTGATACGTCGGTTGATACGGACACCGCGATTCCTGAGTCGGTCATTCTCTGCTATCAGCCTGATTTCTTCGAACACGTTGTCGAAACGTACGCGGGCGCAGCGATCGATCTGTTCACCGAGTCAGCTCAGTTCTATCGCCTCTCTGAAACGGACGGGCGCGTCGGTGTGCTGGGAGCGTTCGGCATCGGTGCGCCCGCCACAGCCGTCTGCATGGAACGACTCATCGTCCACGGGACGGACACATTCTGCATCGTTGGTGGCTGTGGTGGGATCGGTCGGAACGTTACCCGCCTCAAACCAGTCGTCTGTGATCGTGCGATCCGGGATGAGGGCGTTTCCCACCACTATCTCCCGAGCGGCACCTATATCTCTGCGAGTGCTCCTCTCGTTGACCAACTGGAGACATCACTCGACACAGCAGGCTTCGAGTACAAAACAGGACCATCGTGGACGATTGATGCTCTCTTCCGGGAAACGATTCCTGAGATTAAACGCTACCGGGATGAGGGGGTCCTCACTGTCGAGATGGAAGCCGCTGCAGTGTTTGCGATCGCCGAATATCGAGGCGTAGATGCCGCGGCGCTGTTCTGTCCGTTCGATCTCGTGATGGCAGACGGGTGGGAATCGAAACAAGAGCCGACTGTCGATGGGTTGCGTGATCTCCTTGTTCCTGCGCGTAATGCCCTTCTTTCCTATTCGCGATGA
- a CDS encoding CPBP family intramembrane glutamic endopeptidase, with amino-acid sequence MDIAQQSSGSDEPISQSNWNDRGRAILIGFGLVVAAIVTGSLLSIAPITLGGTSFAAIVAVFVLSEAGYALVGWVYLRNWFSETVPVELPTFRQMWWVIISTLLMLAIAMGVGVISTHTGIQLGRADQELIAGSQTMVLVMAVLSPILIAPAEEYLFRGVIQRRLAQSMHPRAAIFVASLLFVIPHAIGYLGGVQGILLLSVVPFLLAVLMGILYEKFDNLTVPILAHGFYNATLFGTTYFTGF; translated from the coding sequence ATGGATATCGCACAACAGAGCAGTGGATCGGACGAGCCAATCTCGCAATCTAACTGGAACGATCGCGGGCGGGCCATTCTCATCGGGTTTGGACTAGTTGTTGCTGCCATCGTCACCGGATCGCTTCTTTCGATCGCTCCGATCACCTTGGGAGGGACTAGTTTCGCTGCGATCGTTGCAGTATTCGTTCTGTCAGAAGCGGGCTATGCGCTCGTCGGATGGGTGTATCTCCGGAACTGGTTCAGTGAAACGGTACCGGTCGAACTACCGACGTTCCGACAGATGTGGTGGGTGATCATCAGCACGCTCCTCATGCTTGCAATCGCAATGGGGGTTGGCGTAATCAGCACCCACACGGGGATTCAGCTCGGGCGTGCAGACCAGGAGCTGATCGCAGGGAGTCAGACGATGGTTCTCGTGATGGCTGTGCTCTCGCCCATCCTCATCGCACCGGCCGAAGAGTACCTGTTCCGCGGGGTAATTCAGCGACGACTAGCCCAAAGCATGCATCCACGTGCTGCTATCTTCGTCGCCTCTCTGTTGTTCGTTATTCCGCACGCAATCGGGTATCTCGGAGGCGTGCAGGGTATTCTCCTTCTCAGTGTCGTCCCGTTCTTACTGGCGGTTCTCATGGGTATTCTCTACGAGAAATTCGACAATCTAACCGTCCCGATCCTCGCTCACGGTTTCTACAACGCGACCCTGTTTGGCACGACGTATTTCACAGGTTTCTAG